A genomic region of Mesorhizobium sp. NZP2077 contains the following coding sequences:
- the ribD gene encoding bifunctional diaminohydroxyphosphoribosylaminopyrimidine deaminase/5-amino-6-(5-phosphoribosylamino)uracil reductase RibD, whose protein sequence is MAVSQRSEAGQAALDRRFMAAALRLSRRNAGRTSTNPSVGTVIVRDNGAGPMIVGTGVTAVGGRPHAETEALAEAGELARGATAYVTLEPCAHHGRTPPCANALVNAGIARVVGAASDPDPRVSGKGYAILRAAGVEVVEKVLAGEAAEQMAGYLIRSLRKRPEVILKLALSSDGKIGREGVGQVAITGDIARREVYLMRAEADGILIGIGTALEDDPALTVRLPGLENRSPARIVLDRQIRLPESSKLASGVDRVPLYVAACLEADPHRRAALERAGVRFIGTETHEGGVALPELLEDLAALGMASVLVEGGAKVASAFLADGLVDRIVLFQGPEAIGDGGIASPIDADHIPAGFRKLREMRFGEDSYAEWVRDL, encoded by the coding sequence ATGGCAGTATCGCAGCGTAGCGAGGCCGGACAGGCAGCCCTTGATCGCCGTTTCATGGCCGCGGCGCTGCGGCTGTCGCGCCGCAATGCCGGCAGGACCTCGACCAATCCTTCCGTGGGTACGGTGATCGTGCGCGACAACGGTGCTGGGCCGATGATCGTCGGCACCGGTGTCACCGCCGTCGGCGGCCGGCCGCATGCCGAAACCGAGGCGCTGGCCGAGGCCGGCGAACTCGCGCGGGGCGCCACGGCTTACGTCACTTTGGAACCTTGCGCTCATCACGGCCGCACCCCGCCTTGCGCCAACGCGCTGGTCAATGCCGGCATTGCGCGCGTCGTGGGGGCTGCCAGCGATCCCGATCCGCGCGTCTCTGGCAAGGGCTATGCCATCCTGCGCGCCGCCGGTGTCGAGGTCGTCGAGAAGGTTCTGGCGGGCGAAGCCGCCGAGCAGATGGCTGGTTATCTCATTCGGTCGCTCAGGAAGCGCCCGGAAGTGATTCTGAAGCTTGCGCTTTCCAGTGACGGCAAGATCGGCAGGGAAGGCGTCGGCCAGGTCGCTATTACAGGCGACATCGCCCGCCGCGAAGTCTACCTGATGCGGGCCGAGGCTGACGGCATCCTGATCGGCATCGGCACGGCGCTCGAGGATGATCCGGCGCTAACGGTCCGCTTGCCGGGCCTGGAGAACCGTTCGCCGGCACGCATCGTTCTCGACCGGCAGATCAGGCTGCCTGAGTCCTCGAAACTGGCCTCGGGCGTGGATCGCGTGCCGCTCTACGTCGCCGCTTGCCTGGAGGCCGATCCGCATCGGCGGGCCGCACTCGAACGCGCCGGCGTGCGCTTCATCGGCACCGAAACGCACGAAGGCGGAGTGGCGCTGCCGGAGTTGCTCGAGGATCTGGCGGCGCTCGGCATGGCAAGCGTGCTGGTCGAGGGCGGCGCCAAGGTGGCCAGCGCTTTCCTGGCCGATGGGCTGGTCGATCGTATCGTGCTGTTCCAGGGGCCGGAGGCGATCGGCGATGGCGGCATTGCATCGCCCATCGACGCCGACCATATCCCGGCAGGCTTTCGCAAGCTGCGCGAGATGCGCTTCGGCGAAGACAGCTACGCCGAGTGGGTAAGAGACCTCTAG
- the nrdR gene encoding transcriptional regulator NrdR, producing the protein MRCPYCQSEDTQVKDSRPAEDGAAIRRRRVCPDCGGRFTTFERVQLRDLVVVKKSGRKVPFDRDKLLRSVEIAVRKRNVDPERIDRAVTGIVRQLESSGETEVASGEVGKLVMEALKSLDDVAYVRFASVYRNFREAKDFHELLGELKGDEDKSSEGEAG; encoded by the coding sequence ATGCGCTGTCCCTATTGCCAGTCCGAAGATACGCAGGTGAAGGATTCGCGCCCCGCCGAGGACGGCGCGGCAATCCGCAGGCGGCGTGTCTGCCCCGATTGCGGCGGCCGTTTCACCACCTTCGAGCGCGTCCAGTTACGCGACCTCGTCGTGGTCAAGAAGTCAGGGCGAAAGGTGCCGTTCGACCGCGACAAGCTGCTGCGCTCGGTCGAGATCGCCGTGCGCAAGCGCAATGTCGATCCCGAGCGGATTGATCGCGCGGTGACCGGCATCGTGCGCCAGCTTGAAAGCTCCGGCGAGACCGAAGTGGCCTCCGGCGAGGTCGGCAAGCTGGTCATGGAAGCGCTGAAATCGCTCGACGACGTCGCCTATGTGCGCTTCGCCTCGGTCTACCGCAATTTCCGCGAGGCCAAGGACTTCCATGAGCTGCTGGGCGAACTGAAGGGCGACGAAGACAAGAGCAGTGAAGGGGAAGCGGGCTGA
- a CDS encoding GlpM family protein: MDIVWKGVVGGLVTALIVWASKRGNVLPGILPLAPTFAVIALLAVGAKGDPSGFRDACLAGMKTIPAYLAFLGACWWFIDKVDYRLAVVGGIAVWLVAALAIFLAPRYL, from the coding sequence ATGGACATTGTCTGGAAGGGCGTGGTCGGCGGCCTGGTGACGGCGCTGATCGTCTGGGCGTCCAAGCGAGGCAATGTCTTGCCAGGGATACTGCCGCTGGCGCCGACCTTTGCCGTCATTGCCTTGCTCGCCGTGGGTGCCAAGGGAGATCCGAGCGGTTTTCGCGATGCCTGCCTTGCCGGGATGAAGACAATTCCCGCCTATCTTGCCTTCCTCGGCGCCTGCTGGTGGTTCATCGACAAGGTCGACTATCGCCTGGCTGTCGTCGGCGGCATCGCCGTCTGGCTGGTTGCCGCGCTGGCAATCTTCCTCGCGCCTCGCTATCTCTGA
- the glyA gene encoding serine hydroxymethyltransferase, whose product MATAAAVSNKFESFFETTLEDADPEIFGAIRNELGRQRHEIELIASENIVSRAVLEAQGSIMTNKYAEGYPGKRYYGGCQFVDVAEELAIERAKKLFGCNFANVQPNSGSQMNQAVFLALLQPGDTFMGLDLNSGGHLTHGSPVNMSGKWFKVVSYGVRKEDHLLDMDAIEKTAHETKPKLILAGGTAYSRIWDWKRFREIADAVGAYLMVDMAHIAGLVAGGVHPSPLPHAHVVTTTTHKSLRGPRGGMILCNDEDIAKKMNSAVFPGLQGGPLMHVIAAKAVAFGEALKPSFKVYAESVAANAKALASSLKETGLDIVSGGTDNHLMLVDLRPKNATGKRAEAALGRANITCNKNGIPFDPEKPFVTSGVRLGTPAGTTRGFGQAGFREIGKLIAEVLDGLKVANSDEGNAAVEAAVKAKVVALTDRFPLYPYLG is encoded by the coding sequence ATGGCAACAGCAGCGGCAGTGTCGAACAAATTCGAATCCTTCTTCGAAACCACGCTGGAAGACGCCGATCCGGAGATTTTCGGCGCCATCCGCAACGAACTCGGTCGCCAGCGCCACGAGATCGAGCTGATCGCTTCGGAGAACATCGTTTCTCGCGCGGTTCTCGAGGCGCAGGGATCGATCATGACCAACAAATATGCCGAGGGCTATCCGGGCAAGCGCTACTATGGCGGCTGCCAGTTCGTCGACGTGGCCGAGGAACTGGCCATCGAGCGGGCGAAGAAGCTGTTCGGCTGCAATTTCGCCAACGTCCAGCCGAATTCCGGCAGCCAGATGAACCAGGCGGTGTTCCTGGCGCTGCTGCAGCCCGGCGACACCTTCATGGGCCTCGACCTCAATTCCGGTGGCCATCTCACCCACGGCTCGCCGGTCAATATGAGCGGCAAGTGGTTCAAGGTCGTCTCCTATGGCGTGCGCAAGGAAGACCATCTGCTCGACATGGACGCGATCGAGAAGACCGCGCATGAGACCAAGCCGAAGCTGATCCTGGCCGGCGGCACCGCCTATTCGCGCATCTGGGACTGGAAGCGCTTTCGCGAGATCGCGGATGCGGTCGGCGCCTATCTGATGGTCGACATGGCCCACATCGCCGGCCTCGTCGCCGGCGGCGTGCATCCGTCGCCGCTGCCGCATGCACACGTGGTGACGACCACCACGCACAAGTCGCTGCGCGGCCCGCGCGGCGGCATGATCCTGTGCAATGACGAGGACATCGCCAAGAAGATGAACTCGGCCGTGTTCCCCGGCCTGCAAGGCGGCCCGCTGATGCATGTCATCGCCGCCAAGGCGGTGGCCTTCGGCGAAGCGCTGAAGCCGAGCTTCAAGGTCTATGCGGAGAGTGTGGCCGCCAACGCCAAGGCGCTGGCTTCGAGCCTCAAGGAGACGGGCCTCGACATCGTCTCCGGCGGCACCGACAACCATCTGATGCTGGTTGACCTGCGGCCGAAGAATGCCACCGGCAAGCGCGCCGAGGCAGCCCTTGGCCGCGCCAACATCACCTGCAACAAGAACGGCATCCCCTTCGATCCGGAAAAGCCCTTCGTCACCTCGGGCGTGCGCCTCGGCACGCCGGCCGGCACCACGCGCGGCTTCGGCCAGGCCGGGTTCCGCGAGATCGGCAAGCTGATCGCCGAAGTGCTGGATGGTCTCAAGGTCGCCAATTCAGACGAGGGCAATGCCGCGGTCGAAGCGGCGGTGAAAGCCAAGGTCGTGGCGCTGACCGATCGTTTTCCGCTCTATCCCTATCTCGGTTGA
- a CDS encoding Na+/H+ antiporter, with translation MQTAIFILVVLVFVAVSGALVRLVRVPLPVLQIAIGAALAWPVRGIHVEIDPELFLLVFIPPLLFSDAFGAPKRELMALRGPILDLAIGLVFFTIVGFGYALHWLVPSIPLVVAFALAAVLSPTDAVAVSSIVDRNVVPARLMHILEGESLLNDASGLVMFRFAVAAALTGSFSFAAASLSFLYAVAVGILAGVAALFVAAKALQLLNRIGGVPAEAQVLITILLPFVAYLGAEHFGASGILAAVTAGLLTGSTGIFRFLGVSARMQTISLWTTFSFVFNGALFIVLGLQLPEIIRKVPPELTGHYPIIQPVLTVVALTVCLIALRFVWIWIGDVTAGIAARLGKREAEPFGLRVRLAGSVAGVRGAITLAGILSLPLVLQDGSPFPARDLVIFLAAGVIICSLLIASLALPVIARGLVEPGEDAGAAEERRARVGAANAAIVRIESMAGSSDDDGEVPGARLVAAENIVAGYRRRIATSDEADEARAEAREAGRAELEMRLAGIEAERTAVRAMLQRGEINDHTARALFTEITLTEALLNGRQTRK, from the coding sequence GCCGCTGCCGGTCCTGCAGATCGCGATAGGCGCCGCGCTCGCCTGGCCGGTGCGCGGCATCCATGTCGAGATCGATCCGGAACTGTTCCTGCTGGTGTTCATTCCGCCACTGCTGTTCAGCGACGCTTTCGGCGCGCCCAAGCGCGAGCTGATGGCATTGCGTGGGCCGATCCTCGACCTTGCCATCGGCCTCGTCTTCTTCACCATCGTCGGCTTCGGCTATGCCTTGCACTGGCTGGTGCCGAGCATTCCGCTGGTGGTTGCCTTCGCGCTAGCGGCAGTGCTGTCGCCGACCGATGCGGTGGCAGTCTCCTCGATCGTCGACAGGAACGTCGTTCCGGCGCGGCTGATGCACATTCTGGAAGGCGAGTCGCTGCTCAACGATGCGTCGGGCCTGGTCATGTTCCGCTTTGCCGTGGCGGCGGCATTGACCGGCAGCTTTTCCTTTGCCGCCGCCTCGCTGAGTTTCCTCTATGCCGTGGCGGTCGGCATCCTGGCCGGCGTGGCGGCCTTGTTCGTCGCCGCCAAGGCGCTGCAACTCTTGAACCGCATTGGTGGCGTGCCGGCCGAGGCGCAGGTACTGATCACCATCCTGCTGCCCTTCGTCGCCTATCTCGGCGCCGAGCATTTCGGGGCCTCGGGCATCCTGGCGGCGGTGACCGCCGGCCTGCTGACCGGGAGCACCGGCATATTCCGCTTTCTCGGCGTCTCGGCGCGCATGCAGACGATCTCGCTGTGGACGACGTTTTCCTTCGTCTTCAACGGCGCGCTGTTCATCGTGCTCGGCCTGCAGCTTCCCGAAATCATCCGCAAGGTGCCGCCGGAACTCACGGGTCACTATCCGATCATCCAACCGGTGCTGACGGTGGTGGCGCTGACGGTCTGCCTGATCGCGCTCCGCTTCGTCTGGATCTGGATTGGCGACGTCACGGCGGGGATAGCGGCGAGGCTCGGCAAGCGCGAGGCCGAGCCGTTCGGCCTGCGTGTGCGGCTCGCCGGATCGGTGGCCGGCGTGCGCGGCGCGATCACGCTGGCCGGCATATTGTCGCTGCCGCTGGTCTTGCAGGACGGCTCGCCATTTCCGGCACGCGACCTGGTCATCTTCCTCGCCGCCGGCGTCATCATCTGCTCCCTGCTGATCGCCAGCCTTGCCTTGCCGGTGATTGCGCGCGGCCTGGTCGAGCCGGGCGAGGATGCAGGTGCTGCCGAGGAGCGCCGGGCGCGTGTCGGCGCTGCCAATGCGGCGATCGTCCGCATCGAGAGCATGGCGGGCAGCAGCGACGACGACGGCGAGGTGCCCGGCGCCAGACTTGTCGCCGCCGAAAACATCGTCGCCGGCTACCGGCGCCGCATCGCCACCTCCGACGAGGCCGATGAAGCCCGAGCCGAGGCGCGCGAGGCCGGGCGGGCGGAGCTCGAAATGCGACTTGCCGGCATCGAGGCCGAACGCACTGCGGTGCGCGCCATGCTTCAGCGCGGCGAGATCAACGATCACACGGCGCGAGCGTTGTTCACAGAGATCACCCTGACGGAGGCCCTTTTGAACGGCAGGCAGACGCGGAAATAG